In the genome of Penaeus vannamei isolate JL-2024 chromosome 26, ASM4276789v1, whole genome shotgun sequence, one region contains:
- the Gdi gene encoding rab GDP dissociation inhibitor alpha: MDEEYDCIVLGTGLKECIISGMLSVSGKKVLHMDRNKYYGGESASITPLEDLFTKFSLPPPEESYGRTRDWNVDLIPKFLMANGQLVKLLIHTGVTRYLEFKSVEGSYVYKGNKISKVPADEKEALTSDLMGMFEKRRFKNFLVFAQDYRDDDPATWKAMPGFDPKTTTMNAVFTHFNLDKNTIDFTGHALALYRDDEYLNWPAGESLKRIKLYSDSLARYGKSPYLYPLYGLGELPQGFARLSAIYGGTYMLDKPIDEIVMEDGKVVGVRSGNETAKCKQVYCDPSYVPDKVKKVGQVVRAICLMDHPINNTKDALSTQIIIPQKQVNRNSDIYVSLVSYTHQVAAKGWFIAMVSTTVETDNPEAEILPGLNLLGPIKQKFVTVSPIYKPTDDGVQNQLFISESYDATSHFETTCLDVLDIYRRGTGEDFDFSKVKHNLGDEDM, encoded by the exons GAATGCATCATCTCAGGCATGCTGTCGGTGTCGGGGAAGAAGGTGCTGCACATGGACCGCAACAAATACTATGGCGGAGAGAGTGCTTCCATTACGCCCCTCGAGGATCTCTTCACCAAATTCTCCCTGCCCCCACCAGAAGAGTCATATGGCCGCACCAG gGATTGGAATGTGGACCTGATCCCCAAGTTCCTCATGGCAAATGGCCAGTTGGTCAAACTCCTTATTCACACTGGTGTGACGCGCTACCTGGAATTCAAGTCGGTTGAAGGCAGTTATGTGTACAAGGGAAACAAAATCTCCAAGGTCCCTGCGGATGAGAAGGAGGCTCTTACCTCAG ATCTGATGGGCATGTTTGAAAAGCGAAGGTTCAAGAACTTCCTGGTGTTCGCCCAGGACTACCGTGACGATGACCCAGCCACATGGAAGGCCATGCCTGGCTTCGACCCCAAAACCACCACCATGAATGCGGTGTTCACCCACTTTAACCTCGACAAGAACACCATTGATTTCACAGGTCACGCTCTTGCTCTATATAG GGATGACGAATACCTCAATTGGCCCGCCGGGGAAAGCCTGAAGAGAATTAAGCTTTACAGTGACTCTCTCGCTCGCTACGGAAAGTCTCCTTACCTCTATCCTCTATATGGGCTTGGTGAGCTGCCCCAGGGCTTTGCTAG GTTGTCTGCTATCTATGGAGGCACATACATGCTTGACAAGCCCATCGACGAAATTGTGATGGAGGACGGGAAAGTAGTTGGTGTGCGCTCTGGAAATGAAACTGCCAAGTGCAAGCAAGTGTACTGTGACCCTTCATATGTGCCCGATAAAGTGAAGAAG GTCGGACAAGTGGTGCGAGCCATCTGCTTAATGGATCATCCTATCAACAACACAAAGGATGCCCTCTCAACACAGATCATCATCCCACAGAAACAGGTTAATAGGAATTCTG aCATCTATGTGTCACTGGTGTCCTACACACACCAGGTTGCAGCAAAGGGCTGGTTTATAGCCATGGTGAGCACCACAGTGGAGACAGATAACCCTGAGGCCGAGATTCTACCAGGCCTCAACCTTCTGGGACCAATCAAGCAAAA GTTTGTGACAGTGTCCCCCATCTACAAGCCCACGGATGACGGTGTGCAGAACCAGCTGTTCATCTCGGAGTCCTACGATGCCACCTCCCACTTTGAGACTACCTGCCTGGATGTGCTCGACATTTACCGCCGAGGCACTGGGGAGGACTTCGACTTCTCCAAGGTGAAGCACAACCTGGGCGATGAGGACATGTAA